The segment gatcaccttacctgtctcctgaaaagtctgtatgtaggtcaaattgctgcagttagaatcagacacagAACAACTGACATATTTAAAACTGGGTAAAAAAGCGTGACAAGGTGTACATTCTcactctggttatttaacttctatatagGATACATCATTCAATATGTTGGACTGCATAAATCCCAAGATgcaataaagattgctgggagaaatatcaacatccacagatatgaagatgacactgccctaatggaagaaagcaaagaactaaagagcctcttgaggagagGAGAtgcaaaaactggcttaaaactcatccaAAACATTCTTCACAAAAATATACTCCgcattcatggcatctggtcccaccacatcATGGCTTATTGATGAGGGAaacgtggaaacagtggcagattttattttcttgggctccaaaaccacaatCGACCTTGACTGCAgcccaaaattaaaagacacttgctccttggaaggaagaaaggctatgaaaaacctgcacagtgtattaaaaagcagagactcactTTGCTACAGAGGTCTGTagtgtcaaagctatgatttttccagtaatcatgtacagatgagccatttggaccataagaaagggtgaatgccaaagaattgagactttgaactgtggtgcttgtgaagattcttgagagtcccttatacaacaaggagatcaaaccagtcaatctgaaaggaaatcaacttctGACCCCGGCTGACTCAGCTGAGGCATCTACTGAGGGCCTCCAGGTGGAAAGAATGTATTCTTCCACTGCAAATGAGCCTAACCATTGCAACTCCAAGCAAATAGTTTGTAGCTCCACCCCTGGAGGAATCTCAGAAAGGCTGAAGGCTCTGTGTACCCTGGATTCCATGATACATGTGTTGCATTCTCCCCAGAAGCAATGGAGGCCAAGGAAGGGGCATtctgggccctggaggagggggaaggcTCAGGAATCCACTGGGGCCACCACTTACTAAGTAGGACTGGAAAGAACAGATCAGGCATATGTGGCAGACAGCTGGTGACTGGGCTGTGGGAAAAAGAGGAAACCAGCTCTGCATGAAATGCTCCTCACTCAACATCACATGGAGGAGAAGCCCAGTGATAAGTTCTTCTGAGATGGGATGAAGAGAGTCTATTTCATTACCCCTTATAATTCCTCTGAATGAGGAGGTAGTGGAGTTTGTGGGTCATCACAAACTCTTCCATGGCCTAGACCATCTGTGACTTGCTATCCTTTGGGCTGCCTCTCCCCAGCATCAGTCATGTAGTTCTGGAGGAATTTAACAATCATGTGTGCTTCTGGGTCAGGGACAAAGACCATGTAAAGCCAGTCATAAGACCCCATGTCCCTGCCAGGATGGCTGATCTAGGGCTGTACATGTGAACAGAGGTGGGTGATTCAGAGAACACCCTTGAACTCTAATGTCTGCAATCTTTTTTCCTTACTAGGTGATGCCTTCAGGATTTAACACCCTGGGGCAGGTAGCTTGAACTCCCTCACTAGGTTTAGAAGCCTTAAGGAAAAAAGTTGCTGGGCTAAGACCATCAAAGTAGACCAAAGGGAAATAGCAAGGGTGAGAGAGAATTGATGATTTCTGATTTCTTGGCTCCAGTCACTGAGATCTTTGTATTTGCTCTGATTCTTGTATCCTGGATTCCCAGAATCATTTCAATGAGTCTACCCTTTCCTTGAAGCCAGTTGGAGTAGGGCTCCTCTCAATTTTGATTCAGACTTAGTTCTAGATCCTTCACACCCAGACACAAGCAGAGGCAACATTTGTTTCAGCACCATTAAAAGTAAAACCCTTTATTCTTTACTGAGAATAGCGTGTACAGAACACCAAATACAGTTCACCATCATCCTGGGCAGGAGTGCCCAAAGTGTGAGTGACTGTGTGTTAGGAGCGGCCTTACTGATTCCTGAACCTCTCCAAGCATTTACACTGCCGGTGCCAGGCCAATCCTGTCATTTCCTCGATCAAAGACCGAGAAATACAGCCTCAGGAAGGCTTCACCCAGGATCCAGAACTCTGTAGATCTCCTTACCCTTTTCTCTTTAAAGGTGGTGTAGCAGTTGCCTGTAAAATCCTGGGGAAGCCAATGACACACACTAGTCAGCATGAGCCCTTACCAGTGACTCCCCCAATATCCAGACCCAGcaaaattctttgttttatttccctcttttagTAAGTATCAAGGGGTTTTCTCAGCAGCAAGGGGTATGACAGTTCATCCAAAACCAAAGAGGGCCAAGACATCAGGTTGTTATGAGGAAGGGTGTGGTGAGTAGAGGACTGGGAGTTGGggaaacagagaaatgaaaaacaacaaagtcctactgtacagcgtcaggaaccatattcaatattcaGTGATAtaccacatgaaaaagaataagaaaaaatatattttcatgtgtataactgagtcacattgTTATGCAGCAGATTTTAATGTGACACTGAAGATTAGCCACACTTGAATATAATTATTTAGAAAAGAACAAATGTGTTCATAGTTCCCCCCAATCCCTGATTCTTTCCTTCTGACTCCTGCTCCTTGTTTTCTCTGCAGAGAATGCTGGTTCTTCTCCTACATCCCCACAATctgtactttattaaaaaaaaaacaaactttattttgtattggagtttagctgattaacaatattctgagtttcaggaggacagtaaagggactcaaCTGTATGTATCTGTGTATTGGTCCCAAAGACACCCCTCCCATGCAGGCTGTCATATAACTGAGTGgaggtccctgtgctacacagtaactcgatgttggttatccatcttaaatagagCAGTGCCCACAACACGTTCTTGAACACTTAACTCAGGAACTCTGAGAAGCCTCCTTCAGCCCACACTCACCCTCTTTGGCCATGACACGGTTGGGTGGGTAACATCCGCTGGTTCCCCATCCCCAGTGGTTAGTCCGTAGCCCTCATCAGCCCTAGTAAGTCCCCAGTGCCCCAGTGCAGACCACCTTGAGATGACATTTGCATGGAATCCAGTGCAGTTTTGCCCAGCACCAAGCAACCCTCAAAGTGGTTCAATGAGTTTGTCGTTTTAGAATTCCTGaaattccctctcttcctcaaagCCTTCTTTGAGCCCATCAGCCTGCTCTGAACTCTTGCAGGGAGCTGACATGAAGCCTCCACCCTGTTCCAGGGCTGAGCAGTCACTGTGCACCCTTTATTCACCTTATTATCCAACCTCCCCACTGAGGGGTCAGGTATCCCAACTGACAAAGGAGGCACCAGTCCAGAGCAAGGGGAAGATGGAGGCAAGAACAAGGCTGACCATGTAATTTATCATTCAAACCAGAAAAATCTTGAGAAGGGAAGGCAGACTGTTAACTTATGCTGGGACTTCACTCTGGGACTGTCCCCTGCCAAACTCCTTGTAACATGGCCTATTTCAGGGACTGCTAGTGCTGAATTTCATGTTCATGCACCTAAGGGTTCAGATTGAATTGAAGCTCTTTAAGGACTGAGGACCTTAGTGTTCCCCTCTCTCTGACTCCCACCATGCCATATGGTGTGGTATCTCcacatttatttcaggaaaatCAGTGTCCCACACAGCCCTTTACTCTCAAGTGACTGGATTTGTGGGAGGCACTGGCCCAGCCACAAGGCTCAGGAGCATCTGCAATGGTGTGACATGGCCTCCAGAGGGCGCCCTCCTCCCAGCAGCAGCCCAAGGGTTCCTGCAAGCCCCAGTTTGAGAACCACCCTTTAGTATCGTCCCCTCACCTTGAGGACGTAGGCTGGAGCTGGCACTGGGTAGTTGATGCCATTGATGGTGAAGATAATAGAGGGCAGAGCATTGACCGCAGAACATGAAACGTAGTGCTGTtagagagagagggtgagagatTGGCCATGGAGATCCTTGTTTTGTGTGGAGACTGGGAGTGACCCTGGGGCATGACCCTTCACCTTGGAACCCCGTGGCGTGGCACCAATGAGCTTGTGTATGTTATCGATCACTCTTCCTGGGCCTTGGATATTTGATGACCCGGTGTCCACCATGGCCGTGCAGCCGTCAGAACAACCAATAACCTCTCCTTTCATGGTGATGCTGAGAGACAAGGGAAGAAAGCGGGCATCAAGGTCATTCTGAGTCTCCCCAGAGTTGTCCCCTTCCCGACTGTCTCATAAACAGCTCTTCATctcttgccctcttttcctttgctctcGACACAGCACCTTTCCTGACATCCTCAAATGTAGTACTTGAATACACCAGGATATTTTGTACCATGACACAAGCTGGTCTTCCTTCCTAGAAGACTCCACTCCTCTTTGACTAGcaaatttcttctcatcttccagATTACAGCTTAATTGTATTGTTTTCGGGAAGTCTTTCCCCCGGTGTTTATCAGTCTCCTGTCTTGGTAACTCTCTGTTGACCCTTcctcatgtctgctgctgctgctgctgctaactcacttcagttgtgtccgactctatgcagcctcatagagagcagcccaccaggctctgctatccctgggattttccaggcaaagtactggagtgggttgcattgccttctcctcctcatgTCTAGCATGTACCAAAGTCACAATTAACTATGTGGGTGAGTCACTTCATGTATATCTGCCTTCTTAGATGTGAAGGCGAGTTTTATTCTCCTTGCCTCcctaaagtgcctggcacacagtggattCCCAATGCTTATCTGttcaatgagtgaatgaagactGAGAAAACAATAAGAAACATCAAGAGAGCTCTATGTGATGGGGAACAAATAACGGGTCACACAAAGAGTGAATATGGTGATTCGCAGGGGCAGCATATTCTCAGAGTAGGGGGAGAGAGGGGCTCCTCTGGGAAAGGGTGTCTCCCAGTACTGCTCCTACAACCAGCTCAGACCCTGAGACCCTGGCTTGGAAATACATGACTAGCCCTCCGAAACTCCGAAGGACAAATCAGCTTTTGTTGGAGGGTATTACATAGAATCCTATCAGTTATGCCTCTTGTCCTCAAGTCACTCCTGGATCCCACCTTCCTGATTCTCTGTTATAGACCCTGTCCCACTGTGTGCCCATGAACATGGGGTGCCTTTTGTTTTAGTTGCTTTCACGTCTTAAGACTGCAGCCAACCTCTCTCCACTGCTGGGTAGCTGCTCCCTAATCAGAccagttttctccattttctcagGACTGTCcctgtttttaaaatgacatttatctGTACTGAGAACTTCCTATGTCCTAGATAGCTCTGGACAGTTGGTCATCTTATCATAACTCTGTTCAGGCTGGTGAAATTCTCCCTGATCCTCTCTCTGTTCACCACACTGTAGAGTACTCTAACCATACTCTGCACCTCAAAGGGCAGTGGGTGCAGCCCTCTCCCAGCTGCACAGACCTCTCTGGACCCTTTTAGGACCCTGATCAGAGCCTTGTTCAGAAGGCCTGGGGATTATAAACCCATGGGTTGTTTGTGTATCtatgtgcttgtgtgtttgtatgtgtgtttgtatgtgtctctgtgtgtgcttgtgtgtctctGACTAGCTATGCATGTTTTTATGTGTCTCTGTGTAGGTTTATATGTGTCTGCTTGTATGTTTCCAAGTGTCTGTGTGACTGTCTGTGATGTTGTGGGTGGTGTATGTCTGTGTGACTGAGTGTCTGAGaatacatttgtgtgtgtctgcctgtaATGTCCATGTGCATTAGCGGGAGCATCACTTGGGCTGACCCTCAGAGGGAGAGGCTTACCGGTCTACGTGTACACTCCAGTCACCCGCTCGGATCAATGGTACCCAGTTGAGCTCTCCTTTGTAGTAGCGGTGGTCCACCCCACCAAACATCACCACACTGCCCTTCTGCTTGTCTCTGTAGAGAGAAGTGAGGGGGGATCCTTGGAGGACAGTAACAACAGCACTGTGTGAGAGCTGTGATGGTCCACCCATCAAGGCGCTAATAAGGTCTCCATGTACAGATGCAGAAATAGCGTCTAGGAGAGATAGAGATCCAGACTGAGGTCTGTTACTGTCTCATGAGTGGCACAGAGGAGGTTAGAAGATGAATCACTTGTCTGAGCTCCACCCACTATGTCTTCTGAAGAAGCCCTGGACCTCCAGTGACGTGAGTGCTCAAACACCCTCAGAGGACTGGGTGCTGAAGTGTTTTGGCTTTCCCCGTGTCCACCttgtcatttttcaggaaaatcaagGCCTGGGGTTTCTAAGGGTGTGGGTTCAGGTCACCCAGAGTTGGCTCCACTGGCCTGTGACCTACACTGTCCAAAGGGCCCCACACTCAGAAGGGACCCAAACTCTGCTCTCCCTGTCTTGAGATGcctaatatttcttgaataaaggGTCCCACACTTTTGTGTCATACTTTCATTTCTCACTGGCTCCACAAAATGGGTAGCTGATCCTGGGCTCCCAGTGAAATGCTAATGAGGAAGGAAAGATATTCaccatccttctccttccttcctgatcAAATTCATAAGCAAATCCTAATGCCTTTCCTTCAACCTGTTTCCTGTTGCCTTCCTTTTGCCTGCTTCATATCTCACCCCCCTAGACCAAGTTATTGGTCTTGAGTCCAGGATCTgggttgtgttccaataaaattttatttataaaagccagTGGTGAAACCAGGTAGGGCCCTGGGGCCATAGTTATCCTTGGTTATATTATCTCAGGATACTTCTTTATCAAGTGTTCTATAATTTTTGTACAACTGAAAGCATCTTACAGCTAATTTGGAGGAAGGAATTGTCCATCTCAGACTTACTTGCTCAAGTAGAAGGCAAAAACAGGCTCTGAAATGGCACCTTCATTCTTCAGCTTATCAAAGATGGGGATGGCTTTAGAGAAGGATATGTTGGGGTAGTTCAAGCCCAAGACACCATCAAATCTTCTGCCCTCAAACCCGTATTCCGCCACGCTTAGACCGAATGGCTGGTCAGTACTTACAAGGTCCCCAATCTGTGGGAGAGAAGGGTGTTCCCACTTACAGAAGTGGGACTAGGACTGGGCTGGGGTGCATTGCCATTAGATCCTCAGAGAAGAATTGAGGCTGGGCTCTGTCTTTGGTTGACCACAGATGGTTAGAGCAAGGTGGAAGGGGAATTTGGGTTTCATTTGAGAGAGGCTGTGAATTATAAAACATCTGCCCTTCTGAAAAACACCACCTGAGTGAGTCAAATTGGCCTCCTGGCTTCTGTACTGGTGGAGCAACCAAGAGTCAGGCCAGGTCCCATTGGTGCCACCTTATGGACAAAACAATTCTGAGCAAGATAGCCTTCTCTTTGGCATTACTGTGACCTAATGACAGGAATGGACTGCATTCTCTGTAAGGTACTGTGGATTCTGCATCTGTCCAGGAAGACAGAAGCCAAAAACACAATCTTGCTTGCAGAGTTCTATGaaattactgcctggagaattcacttttggggatatatgtatatttctgtgagtgtgtatgagagagaaagagagagaggggaactaCTCAAGTATTTTGGGGGAGGCAAGCCATAAATTTATTAGACTCTCAAAGGTCCTCTAAAGTGAGAACTCATTTATCAGGCCCCTTGAGTTCTCAGGCCTCCAGTTTCCCACTCTGGATACCTGAAGCCATCAACTGACCCCAGGATACCTGTATCAGTTTTATCCTGTCCCCAAACACCCCACAGCAACTTCAGTCCTGAAAAGCCAGTCTAACTCCACCTTTTATCACATGTATACTCTCAGGAAGGCCCTTGCTGTCTGGACCTCAGTTACCTCATATGCCTTATGACCTAATCAGAGTAACTGCTTTGAGGGGTTGTTGCAGAATTAAACCAGTTATCACCTGAAAGTGCCTGGAACAGTCTGTAAATTTAAAAGTGGGTGCTTTTATCCCTTCTCGCTCTGAGCCAAATGAACCTTGAActgctcatgggcagaggagctgcaaGTCCATAACTCAAGCCACTCTCTGGGTTAGCTAATTTGTTTGCTCTTGTGTCACCATGGGCACTGCAAACCCAGAGACATGATCCTGTGGATAAGTTGGCCAATATCTATGGGAATTAGGCTAGGAGGGGTCCTGCCAGATGGTCCTGCATCTGTTTTGCAAGCAGAGGTCACTCCATAGCCAGTCCTGACTCAGCATTTGTTACACTGTTACCCGAACTGTGTCATGAACAACAACTCCTTTCATTCTCCCAGATCCATACGTGATCCCGAACGTCTTATTGGTAAGCCGGAAGGTGGAAGACTGACGATGTCTGAATCTAACGTGTGTAGctgcagacacaagagatgagtgtCATCAGATGCCAAGTGTGGAAACAGGATGGCAGGGCAAGTGAAGGATGGTCCGGGTAGGGGATGTCTGTACTCACAACAGGTTGAGCTGTTGCAAACGATGGAGGGCACCCACAAGTCAGATGAGGCTGTGTCAAAGACAACCTGGAATTCCTGAGGGGGTGTTCCAATGGTGATGGTACCTATGTAGAATATCtacagggagaaggagggagtgggTTAGTGTAGAACTGTCTACTCTCTATTCCCACACTGGTGCCTCCCTCTGGGTGTCACATATCTCTCGAGATCACTTTCTAACCACTGTGCAGCTCACAGACTTTGATCACAGAGGATctgcatttgatatattttttctgtgCTATATTTTATGCAAGATACGAACTCTATGACCAGGCGTTGGAGTGGTATCTCCTGCATGGGAACCCCAGAGGCAtaaccactgagccgccaggaccactggacacccagggaagtcctggtgcctTCATTTGGGAAGCTCTGTAGTCTCTTCAAACCAATCTTAGCACCCCTTCTCCAGAAGGTCCTTCTTGATCAACTCTAGTCACTCCCTTTAAACTCAGATCACATCCAATCAACACCACACAGGTGACTCTTTCAATTGACATGTATTTGCTCTTTGCCTATCTCTCAGGCTGGCATGGGCATTCTTGAAGACAAAATAAGCCCTTTTctaatctacaaacagtaagcaCTGTGTTAGATTCTTATGGCCACACACAGAATACAGGTTCAGTAACTTTTTCCTGCTGTCGTTCTTGCATCTGTGGAAACTGAATTCCTCTACCTAGGGATTCACAATTGTTTTGCAGTTGGTTCCACCTTTTGATCAGTGATGGTTCACACTTCATCCGTAACCGAGGCTCTCACTTAGTTCAGAAGGAACAATCACCCTCAAACTAATGACACATGTTTGACACAGAAATGGATATTTACCTGCCAACTGGTAATTGCCAGGCCCAGTCACAAAGACCAACAGTTGAGAATGAGAGTGCCTTCTGCTCAAGGTAGGGGTCCCTGTTTTCCAGTGTCTCAGCCTCCTGCAGGAACCCCAACCCCAACATCCCACCTGGCACCTCCAGATGAGCCCCATGCTAAGCTAGAGCACCAGGGGGCGCTGTGGAGCAACATTCTCCCAAAATACTCACATCCCAGATGTTCCTCAGTGGGAGAGTAGTTAGATTTGAGCCACGCAAAGAAATCTGGGACAGTTTGTAAGGATGCTCCTTCAAGAAATTGTTCAGCATGTTTTTTCCACTGAGGGTTTTTCTCATGGTCTTCACTCTCCTTAGAGGTATTCTTTCACCGAGCatttgacaaagaaaacaaagaagatgctACAATTAGCTGTCAGTGTTAAGGTATAACTGTCATTGTAATGGCCCTGTGtgttttctaatcatttttatgAGTCACATTATTATCAGAATTTTATGCATATACCATGGCAAAGACATAGATTTGAATACAGGTTCTTTTCTGCAATCTCGGGTAAGCCATATGACCATGTGGTGTCTCAGTCTTCCCTTCCGCAAAATGGTGGAATGTAACAATACAAATGACACCcaactcctgtactcttgcctggcaaatcccatggacggaggagcctggtaggctgcagtccacggggtcgctaggagtcggacacga is part of the Bos javanicus breed banteng chromosome 29, ARS-OSU_banteng_1.0, whole genome shotgun sequence genome and harbors:
- the LOC133241856 gene encoding pregnancy-associated glycoprotein 1-like → MLRSQTFLSTWSQERSMKWLVLLGLVAFSECIFKIPLRRVKTMRKTLSGKNMLNNFLKEHPYKLSQISLRGSNLTTLPLRNIWDIFYIGTITIGTPPQEFQVVFDTASSDLWVPSIVCNSSTCSTHVRFRHRQSSTFRLTNKTFGITYGSGRMKGVVVHDTVRIGDLVSTDQPFGLSVAEYGFEGRRFDGVLGLNYPNISFSKAIPIFDKLKNEGAISEPVFAFYLSKDKQKGSVVMFGGVDHRYYKGELNWVPLIRAGDWSVHVDRITMKGEVIGCSDGCTAMVDTGSSNIQGPGRVIDNIHKLIGATPRGSKHYVSCSAVNALPSIIFTINGINYPVPAPAYVLKDFTGNCYTTFKEKRVRRSTEFWILGEAFLRLYFSVFDRGNDRIGLAPAV